A stretch of the Thiocystis violascens DSM 198 genome encodes the following:
- a CDS encoding IS5 family transposase: MSKAGRPPKIHEAEQAVLRQIVTDRPTSTLSEIARELAARTGIEAHEATIRKSLREAGVTRLRGESGLEAQARATPRRYGYTDAHRRHDPDQSYPSCLTDAEWDLVAALFEMPGGRGQPPRVSRRSILEACCYVVRTGCAWRMLPHDFAPWQNVYKTFRRWSAAGKFEQMHDRLRGQWREREGREIAPTAAVLDAQSTRGSPQGGPSGFDAGKQVKGRKRSLVVDTLGFVLAVSVVAANLQDRDAASGAVADAAAKYPQINTLFVDSAYAGQFAQTTEQTHAIRVEVVRHPANKSVGSWHVDGAPDRVVIANADGFVPLPKRWVVERTHAWNERARRLIMHHDRLPAVSETWVWLAEARILLRRLTTTV; this comes from the coding sequence ATGTCGAAAGCTGGTCGTCCCCCCAAGATTCACGAGGCGGAGCAAGCGGTATTGCGTCAAATTGTCACGGATCGCCCGACCTCCACGCTGTCAGAGATTGCCCGGGAACTCGCGGCACGGACGGGAATCGAGGCTCATGAAGCAACGATTCGCAAGTCCTTGCGGGAGGCGGGCGTCACGCGCCTCCGGGGCGAGAGTGGTCTCGAGGCGCAAGCGCGCGCAACGCCGCGTCGGTATGGGTATACGGATGCGCATCGTCGCCACGACCCCGACCAAAGCTACCCAAGTTGTCTGACCGATGCGGAGTGGGACTTGGTCGCCGCTCTCTTTGAGATGCCGGGCGGGCGGGGTCAACCGCCCCGCGTGTCGCGCCGGAGCATCCTGGAGGCGTGTTGCTACGTGGTGCGCACGGGGTGCGCGTGGCGGATGCTGCCGCACGATTTCGCGCCTTGGCAGAATGTCTACAAGACGTTTCGCCGTTGGAGTGCGGCTGGGAAGTTTGAGCAGATGCATGATCGACTGCGGGGGCAATGGCGCGAACGCGAGGGGCGTGAGATCGCGCCGACGGCGGCGGTGCTGGATGCGCAATCGACCCGCGGCTCGCCGCAGGGTGGACCGAGCGGCTTTGATGCGGGCAAGCAGGTCAAGGGGCGCAAGCGCAGCCTGGTGGTCGATACCTTGGGGTTCGTGTTGGCGGTGAGCGTGGTCGCGGCCAATCTTCAGGACCGCGATGCCGCCTCGGGCGCCGTCGCTGACGCGGCCGCCAAGTACCCCCAGATCAACACGCTGTTTGTCGATAGCGCCTACGCCGGTCAATTTGCCCAAACCACCGAGCAGACCCACGCGATCCGCGTGGAAGTCGTGCGCCATCCAGCCAACAAAAGCGTTGGCTCCTGGCACGTGGACGGGGCGCCTGACCGAGTGGTGATCGCCAACGCCGACGGCTTCGTTCCGCTGCCGAAGCGCTGGGTTGTCGAGCGCACCCATGCGTGGAATGAGCGTGCCCGTCGATTGATCATGCATCATGACCGTCTGCCAGCGGTCTCCGAAACCTGGGTTTGGCTGGCGGAGGCGCGCATCCTGCTGCGGCGGTTGACCACAACGGTTTGA
- a CDS encoding FmdB family zinc ribbon protein, with product MPIYEYRCESCGHELEKIQKVSDPALADCPACGQPTLKKQISAAGFRLKGSGWYETDFKKDKQKNLHDSGEKGEKTTAKSADKTVSSTTAGAGQAATVPATSSEKKTVA from the coding sequence ATGCCGATTTACGAATACCGTTGCGAAAGTTGTGGCCACGAGTTGGAAAAGATCCAAAAAGTCAGCGATCCGGCCCTCGCGGACTGTCCCGCCTGCGGGCAGCCCACCCTGAAAAAACAGATCTCCGCCGCCGGTTTCCGGCTCAAGGGGAGCGGCTGGTACGAAACCGATTTCAAGAAGGACAAACAGAAGAACCTGCACGACAGCGGCGAAAAGGGGGAGAAGACGACGGCCAAATCCGCGGACAAAACCGTCTCAAGCACGACGGCGGGAGCCGGTCAGGCCGCGACGGTACCCGCGACGTCGTCGGAAAAGAAAACGGTTGCTTGA
- the pta gene encoding phosphate acetyltransferase, whose product MQSVYIAGAGSGSGKSVVVLGFMELLSAVNRKVGFFRPFAPKDGESDNLTALIRSRYDLPYPPEMLYGCTLETARQLLGSGHYDELLKLIMNKFKMLEERCDLVVCAGTDYNGLIPSLEFDFNADLATNFGCRLVVVVKGFGRSPQEAVDALHIAHEMMRERGGDFLASVVNGVAAEYVETVKTRAHDLLTETENVYVLPEQSVLGRPTVGEIRQALDADCLCGEGDAMYQVVTNYKIAAMEIPDFLGYIEDGCLIITPGDRSDIILASLAADASSAFPRVAGLLLTGGLRPAEKVQRLIEGLRRTKVSIMQVPADTFTTAMNVNRIEATILPGDDRKIAAALGLFESYVDVEELRGRIAVHHSDRITPLMFEYELIRRAKARRQRIVLPEGSDERILRAAEILTLRQVADLTLLGDPDKIRRRIGELGLKLDDIRIVDPLTSPDRKRYAQTYFELRKHKCISEQMAYDVLEDVSYFGTLMVYLGEADGMVSGAAHTTQHTIRPAFETVKTKPGIKLVSSVFFMCLPDRVLVYGDCAVNPNPNSEDLADIAISSAATAAAFGIEPRIAMLSYSSGSSGKGEDVEKVREAVRIARERRPDLKLEGPIQYDAAVDIEIGRSKMPDSEVAGHATVLIFPDLNTGNNTYKAVQRSAGAVAIGPVLQGLNKPVNDLSRGCTVTDIVNTVAITAIQAQNEHDAVKEIAQ is encoded by the coding sequence ATGCAAAGCGTCTATATCGCCGGTGCCGGTTCCGGCAGCGGAAAATCCGTGGTGGTCCTGGGCTTCATGGAGTTGTTGTCCGCCGTGAACCGGAAGGTGGGTTTCTTCCGCCCGTTCGCGCCCAAGGATGGCGAGTCGGATAATCTCACCGCCCTGATCCGCAGCCGCTACGATCTGCCCTACCCGCCCGAGATGCTCTACGGCTGTACCCTGGAAACGGCTCGTCAACTCCTCGGCAGCGGTCATTACGATGAGTTGCTCAAGCTCATCATGAACAAGTTCAAGATGCTCGAAGAGCGTTGCGATCTGGTGGTCTGCGCGGGGACCGACTACAACGGTCTCATCCCCTCGCTGGAATTCGACTTCAACGCGGATCTGGCGACCAATTTTGGCTGCCGTCTGGTGGTGGTGGTCAAGGGTTTCGGGCGCAGCCCGCAGGAGGCGGTCGACGCCCTGCATATCGCGCACGAGATGATGCGCGAACGCGGCGGCGACTTTCTGGCAAGCGTCGTCAATGGCGTGGCCGCCGAGTATGTGGAAACGGTCAAGACCCGCGCCCACGACCTGCTGACCGAGACCGAGAACGTCTATGTGCTCCCGGAACAATCCGTTCTCGGGCGGCCAACCGTCGGCGAGATCCGTCAGGCGCTCGATGCCGACTGTCTCTGCGGCGAGGGCGACGCCATGTATCAGGTGGTCACCAACTACAAGATCGCGGCCATGGAGATCCCGGACTTCCTGGGCTATATCGAGGATGGCTGTCTGATCATCACCCCCGGCGACCGCTCCGACATCATCCTCGCCAGTCTGGCGGCGGACGCCTCCTCGGCCTTCCCGCGCGTGGCCGGTCTGCTGCTGACCGGCGGTCTGCGCCCTGCCGAAAAGGTCCAGCGTCTGATCGAAGGTCTGCGCCGGACCAAAGTCTCGATCATGCAGGTGCCTGCCGACACTTTCACCACAGCGATGAACGTCAATCGCATCGAGGCAACCATCCTGCCCGGCGATGACCGCAAGATCGCCGCCGCGCTCGGTCTGTTCGAAAGCTATGTGGACGTGGAGGAATTGCGCGGACGGATCGCCGTGCACCATTCCGACCGGATCACGCCGCTGATGTTCGAGTACGAACTGATCCGTCGCGCCAAGGCCCGGCGTCAGCGGATCGTGCTCCCGGAGGGCAGCGACGAGCGCATCCTGCGCGCCGCCGAGATCCTGACCCTGCGCCAGGTCGCGGATCTGACCCTGCTTGGCGATCCGGACAAGATCCGCCGTCGTATCGGTGAACTGGGCCTCAAACTCGACGACATCCGCATCGTCGACCCGCTGACCTCGCCCGACCGCAAGCGTTATGCCCAAACCTATTTCGAGCTGCGCAAGCACAAGTGCATCTCCGAGCAGATGGCGTATGACGTCCTGGAAGATGTCAGCTATTTCGGTACCCTGATGGTCTATCTGGGCGAAGCCGATGGCATGGTCTCGGGCGCGGCGCACACCACCCAGCACACCATTCGCCCCGCCTTCGAGACGGTCAAGACCAAGCCTGGCATCAAGCTGGTCTCCAGCGTCTTTTTCATGTGTCTGCCGGATCGGGTGCTGGTCTATGGCGACTGTGCCGTCAATCCGAACCCGAACTCCGAGGATTTAGCCGACATCGCCATCAGCTCGGCCGCCACCGCCGCCGCCTTCGGGATCGAGCCGCGCATCGCCATGCTGTCCTATTCGAGCGGCAGTTCCGGCAAGGGCGAGGACGTGGAAAAGGTGCGCGAGGCGGTGCGGATCGCCCGCGAGCGCCGTCCCGATCTGAAGCTGGAGGGACCGATCCAGTACGATGCCGCCGTCGATATCGAGATCGGGCGCTCCAAGATGCCCGATAGCGAGGTGGCCGGGCACGCCACCGTGCTGATCTTCCCGGACCTCAACACCGGCAATAACACCTATAAAGCGGTGCAGCGCAGCGCCGGCGCGGTCGCCATCGGCCCGGTGCTGCAAGGGTTGAACAAGCCGGTCAATGACTTGAGCCGGGGCTGCACGGTGACGGACATCGTCAACACCGTGGCCATCACCGCCATTCAGGCGCAAAACGAACACGACGCCGTCAAGGAGATCGCCCAATGA
- a CDS encoding nitrogen fixation protein NifZ — MMIELSQLNPGDMVYATADIRNDGGIPDLPEDALIARAGTRGVIVNIGYLEAEPSRELFLVRFEGKDLVLGPPTGCWAEELGAQPSAEL, encoded by the coding sequence ATGATGATCGAATTGAGCCAACTGAACCCCGGCGACATGGTCTATGCGACCGCCGATATTCGCAATGACGGCGGCATCCCGGATCTCCCCGAGGATGCGCTGATCGCCCGCGCGGGGACGCGCGGGGTGATCGTCAACATCGGTTATCTGGAAGCGGAGCCGAGCCGGGAATTGTTCCTGGTGCGCTTCGAGGGTAAGGATCTGGTACTGGGGCCGCCCACGGGCTGTTGGGCGGAGGAACTTGGCGCCCAGCCATCGGCGGAGCTTTAA
- a CDS encoding OmpA family protein translates to MSDPSTSFWKSMAFFLLFALIGVYLLYEWYDDRLYARLAEKDALIAQSNAQIKNAGTQLLQAEDAQDSVRSEILALQERHQAEKRQLNDQLETLAQAKSAFEEELATLQARHADALAAEQSETSQALAERDRIAIAYTELQRLYDANIAKTFALQSDLDKVRQAITETAEEHRAKVAELESHLNERVELAKTTPMDADLVRTAMAIGVIPPDEADTEERQALQNQLAAAKSQLETLRSDDAAVREQLADIQQQLQDTQAELNQSRTQIADQGPIQETEDRLATLNKRLATEQSVREGLLQQHQAAIAALTETLDETRQKLAATEDALRTAQTETRETDRDVSEQVESASAQTAALETRLEEERHRSAAAQQAIREEADMALTKLRARHAAFADLGGTYTPRGILLRLMETELRFSPGQATLPNDELASLARIAGLLAEQPELSARIEGHTDSLGGPELNRALSQQRAEAVKQSLVARGIDPERLTAEGIGAAKPIATNATSAGRSQNRRVEIYLEE, encoded by the coding sequence ATGTCCGATCCCAGCACGTCGTTCTGGAAATCCATGGCGTTTTTTCTGCTGTTTGCCCTGATTGGCGTCTACCTGCTCTATGAGTGGTACGACGACCGACTCTACGCCCGACTCGCGGAAAAAGACGCGCTGATCGCCCAGTCAAACGCGCAGATCAAAAACGCCGGCACGCAACTTCTCCAGGCCGAGGATGCACAGGACAGCGTCCGCTCCGAAATCCTTGCCCTGCAAGAGCGGCATCAAGCCGAAAAGCGTCAATTAAACGATCAACTGGAGACGCTCGCGCAGGCCAAATCCGCATTCGAGGAGGAACTTGCGACACTCCAGGCAAGACACGCGGACGCATTAGCCGCCGAACAGTCGGAGACCAGCCAGGCGCTTGCCGAACGGGACAGAATCGCCATTGCGTATACCGAACTGCAACGACTCTACGATGCGAATATCGCAAAAACCTTCGCCCTGCAGTCCGACCTGGACAAAGTCCGCCAGGCGATCACGGAAACAGCAGAGGAACATCGGGCAAAGGTTGCGGAACTGGAAAGCCACCTCAACGAACGAGTCGAACTGGCCAAAACCACTCCGATGGATGCCGATCTGGTCCGCACGGCGATGGCGATCGGAGTGATACCGCCTGACGAGGCCGATACGGAAGAGCGCCAGGCGCTGCAAAACCAACTCGCCGCGGCAAAATCGCAGTTGGAGACGCTTCGATCGGACGATGCCGCCGTTCGCGAACAACTGGCCGACATCCAGCAGCAGCTTCAGGACACCCAAGCCGAACTGAACCAAAGCAGGACCCAAATTGCCGATCAGGGTCCGATCCAGGAAACCGAGGACAGGCTTGCCACCTTGAACAAGCGACTCGCGACCGAACAGAGTGTCCGCGAGGGTCTTTTGCAGCAACATCAGGCCGCGATTGCGGCACTCACCGAAACGCTGGACGAGACCCGGCAGAAACTCGCCGCGACCGAAGACGCCTTGCGGACCGCCCAAACCGAAACGCGCGAAACGGATCGGGATGTATCGGAGCAGGTCGAGTCGGCCTCCGCCCAAACCGCCGCGCTGGAAACACGTTTGGAAGAGGAACGTCATCGATCGGCAGCGGCTCAACAGGCGATTCGCGAAGAGGCCGACATGGCATTGACCAAACTGCGTGCACGCCATGCCGCCTTTGCCGATCTTGGCGGAACCTATACGCCGCGCGGCATTTTATTGCGACTAATGGAGACCGAACTGCGTTTTTCTCCGGGTCAGGCGACCCTGCCGAATGACGAACTTGCAAGTCTGGCGCGCATCGCCGGCTTGCTCGCGGAACAGCCCGAGCTGTCGGCCCGGATCGAAGGACACACCGACAGCCTGGGTGGCCCCGAACTCAATCGAGCCCTGTCTCAGCAGCGTGCCGAAGCCGTGAAGCAGTCACTCGTCGCGCGTGGCATTGATCCAGAACGCCTGACCGCCGAAGGAATCGGTGCCGCCAAACCCATCGCCACGAATGCAACCTCCGCTGGCCGGAGTCAGAATCGCCGGGTCGAAATTTACCTGGAGGAATAG
- the nifU gene encoding Fe-S cluster assembly protein NifU — MWEYSEKVQEHFFSPRNAGAIAEANATGDVGSLSCGDALRLTLKVDPETEVILEAGFQTFGCGSAIASSSALTEIIKGMTLDEALKVSNQDIADYLDGLPPEKMHCSVMGREALQAAVANYRGEVWKDDHEEGALVCKCFAVDSALIEHTIRANALSTVEDVANYTKAGGGCSACHEEIEEILTRVLAETGKTFAPTGAATKPAPVRRKLTNLQRIRCIESSIEAIRPNLQRDHGDVELVDIDGKNVYVNMTGACVGCQMASTTLEGIQQRIVEDLGEFVRVLPAAAQRH; from the coding sequence ATGTGGGAGTATTCTGAAAAGGTCCAGGAACACTTTTTTAGCCCGCGCAACGCCGGGGCCATCGCCGAGGCCAACGCGACCGGCGATGTCGGCTCGCTATCCTGCGGCGATGCGTTGCGTCTGACCCTGAAGGTCGACCCGGAAACCGAGGTTATCCTCGAAGCGGGCTTTCAGACCTTCGGCTGCGGCTCGGCCATCGCCTCCAGTTCCGCCCTGACCGAGATCATCAAAGGCATGACGCTCGACGAGGCGCTGAAGGTCAGCAATCAGGACATCGCCGACTATCTCGACGGCCTGCCGCCCGAGAAGATGCATTGCTCGGTCATGGGCCGGGAGGCGCTTCAGGCCGCCGTCGCAAACTATCGCGGCGAGGTCTGGAAGGACGATCACGAGGAAGGCGCGCTCGTCTGCAAATGCTTCGCCGTCGATTCGGCGCTGATCGAGCACACCATCCGCGCCAACGCACTGAGCACGGTGGAGGATGTCGCCAATTACACCAAGGCCGGGGGTGGCTGTTCAGCTTGTCACGAAGAGATCGAGGAGATCCTGACGCGCGTGCTGGCCGAAACCGGCAAGACCTTCGCGCCCACCGGCGCGGCCACCAAACCGGCGCCCGTCCGCCGCAAGCTGACCAACCTGCAACGCATCCGCTGTATCGAAAGCTCGATCGAGGCCATCCGGCCCAATCTTCAGCGCGATCATGGCGACGTGGAGTTGGTCGATATCGACGGCAAGAACGTCTACGTGAACATGACCGGCGCCTGCGTGGGTTGTCAGATGGCCTCCACGACGCTCGAAGGCATCCAGCAGCGCATCGTCGAGGATCTGGGCGAATTCGTGCGGGTGTTGCCGGCGGCGGCGCAGAGACATTAA
- the nifS gene encoding cysteine desulfurase NifS codes for MTTSPPVQGIYFDNNATTMVAPEVVEVMLPYFTEQFGNPSSLHQFGNRVGMAIKQARQQVQALLGAEHDSEIVFTSCGTESDSTAILSALKAQPERKEIITTVVEHPAILSVCEHLEKDGYKVHYLKVDGKGRLDMQTYMDLLSDRVAIVSVMWANNESGTLFPVQEMAELAKSAGVLFHTDAVQAVGKLPIDLKDTAIDMLSLSGHKLHAPKGIGVLYLRRNTRFRPLLRGGHQERGRRAGTENSAAIVGLGKACAMALEHMESEKTVVRAMRDRLEQGILAAVPNCFVTGDPTNRLPNTSNIAFEYIEGEAILLLLNKLGIAASSGSACTSGSLEPSHVMRAMGIPFTAAHGTTRFSLSRYNNMDEVERVIAAVPPIVAQLRKLSPYWGDSGPVEDPERVFAPAYA; via the coding sequence ATGACCACTTCCCCGCCCGTCCAAGGCATCTATTTCGATAACAACGCCACCACCATGGTCGCCCCCGAGGTCGTGGAGGTCATGCTGCCCTATTTCACCGAGCAGTTCGGCAATCCGTCCTCGCTGCATCAATTCGGCAACCGGGTGGGAATGGCGATCAAGCAGGCCCGCCAACAGGTCCAGGCGCTGCTCGGAGCCGAGCATGATTCCGAGATCGTCTTCACCTCCTGCGGAACCGAGTCCGATTCCACCGCCATCCTGTCCGCGCTCAAGGCACAGCCGGAGCGCAAGGAGATCATCACCACGGTCGTGGAACATCCGGCGATCCTCTCGGTGTGCGAACATCTGGAGAAGGACGGCTATAAGGTTCATTACCTGAAGGTGGACGGCAAGGGCCGGCTTGACATGCAGACCTACATGGATCTGCTCTCCGACCGGGTCGCGATCGTCTCGGTCATGTGGGCCAATAACGAATCCGGCACCCTCTTTCCGGTGCAGGAAATGGCCGAGCTGGCCAAATCCGCTGGCGTCCTCTTCCACACCGACGCGGTCCAGGCCGTCGGCAAGCTGCCGATCGATCTCAAGGACACCGCCATCGACATGCTGTCGCTGTCCGGGCACAAGCTGCACGCGCCCAAGGGGATCGGCGTGCTCTATCTGCGTCGCAATACCCGTTTTCGCCCACTGCTGCGCGGCGGTCATCAGGAACGCGGACGGCGCGCCGGCACCGAGAACAGCGCGGCCATCGTCGGACTCGGCAAGGCATGCGCGATGGCGCTGGAGCACATGGAGTCCGAAAAGACCGTTGTGCGCGCGATGCGCGACCGGCTGGAACAGGGAATCCTCGCCGCCGTGCCCAACTGTTTCGTCACCGGCGATCCGACCAACCGCCTGCCGAACACCAGCAATATCGCCTTCGAGTACATCGAGGGCGAGGCCATTCTGCTGCTGCTGAACAAGCTCGGCATCGCGGCATCGAGCGGCTCGGCCTGCACCTCCGGCTCGCTGGAGCCCTCGCACGTGATGCGCGCCATGGGCATTCCCTTCACTGCGGCGCACGGGACCACCCGCTTCTCGCTCTCGCGCTACAACAACATGGACGAGGTCGAGCGGGT
- a CDS encoding acetate/propionate family kinase → MKVLVLNSGSSSIKYQLFRSDDWVAIAYGLVARIGEAEGELKLNWLDGAHNHQSRQETLPIPTHQEGIDHIVAALRASGALADVSELTAIGHRVVHGGPHFKHPVIVDDCVQAEIQSVVPLAPLHNPGHLAGIEVARRLFPSVPSVVVFDTAFHQTMPPAAYRYAIPEFLYTEHRIRRYGFHGTSHGYVASRAARVLGKPLEQCNLITLHLGNGASAAAIRGGQCIDTSMGLTPLEGLVMGTRCGDIDPAVLIYLGKNLGLDAEAQDQLLNRQSGLLGICGVNDMREIEQLAVEGNARAELAIGITAHRLKKYIGAYYAELGRVDAIIFTGGIGENSVGIRRRACAGLERLGIVLDEEANASRESRGERCISVADGEVRVLVIPTNEELEIARQALAAVGG, encoded by the coding sequence ATGAAGGTTCTGGTGCTCAACTCGGGGAGTTCCTCGATCAAATATCAGCTCTTTCGCAGCGACGATTGGGTGGCGATCGCCTATGGCCTGGTGGCGCGCATCGGCGAGGCCGAGGGCGAACTCAAGCTAAATTGGCTGGATGGTGCCCACAATCATCAGTCCAGACAGGAGACCCTGCCGATTCCGACGCACCAGGAGGGCATCGACCACATCGTCGCCGCGCTCAGGGCGAGCGGCGCACTGGCGGACGTCTCGGAGCTAACGGCGATCGGCCATCGGGTGGTGCACGGCGGCCCCCATTTCAAACATCCCGTCATCGTGGATGACTGCGTGCAGGCCGAGATTCAGAGCGTCGTCCCGCTGGCGCCGCTGCACAATCCGGGTCATCTGGCTGGGATCGAGGTCGCGCGCCGACTCTTTCCCAGCGTGCCCTCGGTGGTGGTGTTCGATACCGCCTTTCATCAGACCATGCCGCCGGCCGCCTATCGCTACGCGATTCCGGAATTCCTCTATACCGAGCACCGCATCCGGCGCTATGGCTTCCACGGCACCTCGCATGGTTACGTCGCCAGTCGCGCCGCCCGCGTTCTCGGCAAACCGCTGGAGCAGTGCAATCTGATCACGCTGCATCTGGGCAATGGGGCCAGCGCCGCAGCCATTCGCGGCGGTCAGTGCATCGATACCTCGATGGGGCTGACCCCTCTGGAAGGACTGGTGATGGGCACGCGCTGCGGCGACATCGACCCGGCCGTGCTCATCTATCTCGGCAAGAATCTGGGGCTCGACGCCGAGGCGCAGGACCAGTTGCTCAATCGTCAGAGCGGGCTGCTGGGGATTTGTGGCGTCAACGACATGCGCGAGATCGAACAACTCGCCGTGGAAGGCAACGCGCGCGCCGAACTGGCCATCGGCATCACCGCCCATCGACTAAAAAAGTACATCGGCGCCTATTACGCCGAATTGGGCCGGGTCGATGCCATCATTTTTACCGGCGGGATTGGCGAAAACTCGGTCGGGATCCGGCGGCGGGCCTGCGCGGGGCTGGAGCGCCTGGGGATCGTGCTCGACGAGGAGGCCAACGCCTCGCGCGAATCGCGCGGGGAGCGTTGCATCAGCGTGGCGGATGGCGAGGTCAGGGTACTGGTGATACCGACCAACGAGGAACTGGAGATCGCCCGGCAAGCGCTGGCGGCGGTTGGGGGCTGA
- a CDS encoding SDR family oxidoreductase: MHSTNLRSILITGCSSGIGHHCAQGLARRGWRVIASARRPEDVARLTREGLTAIRLDLDDPASIRAGVEQTLEFTDGRLDALFNNGAYGQPGAVEDLSREVLRAQLETNLLGWHDLTCHVIPIMRRQGHGRIVQNSSILGFMPLPYRGAYVASKYALEGLTDTLRLELRGTGIRVSLIEPGPILSHFRDNAHRAFLANIDRERSPHRESYRRAEARLTKAGPAQPFTLPPDAVLKKLVHALESPRPQARYYVTLPTHLFGTLKRILPTRALDWILARVSRGGEG; encoded by the coding sequence ATGCACTCGACCAACCTCCGTTCCATCCTCATCACCGGCTGCTCCAGCGGCATCGGTCATCATTGCGCGCAAGGACTTGCGCGGCGCGGCTGGCGTGTCATCGCCTCCGCGCGTCGCCCCGAGGACGTCGCCCGGCTTACGCGCGAGGGTCTGACCGCGATCCGGCTGGATCTGGACGATCCCGCCAGCATCCGCGCGGGCGTCGAGCAAACCCTGGAGTTCACCGACGGTCGGCTGGATGCGCTCTTCAACAACGGCGCCTACGGACAGCCCGGCGCGGTGGAGGATCTGAGCCGCGAGGTTCTGCGCGCCCAACTGGAGACCAATCTCCTGGGCTGGCATGACCTCACCTGTCACGTCATCCCCATCATGCGCCGTCAGGGTCATGGGCGTATCGTCCAGAACAGCTCGATCCTGGGCTTCATGCCCCTGCCCTATCGCGGTGCCTATGTGGCGAGCAAATACGCGCTGGAGGGATTGACCGATACCCTGCGGCTGGAATTGCGCGGCACCGGCATCCGCGTCTCGCTGATCGAGCCCGGCCCGATCCTCAGCCATTTTCGCGACAATGCGCACCGCGCCTTTCTGGCCAACATCGACCGCGAACGCAGCCCGCACCGCGAGTCCTACCGCCGGGCCGAGGCGCGTCTGACCAAGGCCGGACCCGCCCAACCCTTCACGCTGCCGCCGGACGCGGTGCTGAAGAAGCTCGTTCACGCTCTGGAGAGTCCGCGTCCGCAAGCCCGCTATTATGTCACCCTTCCGACGCATCTGTTCGGAACGTTGAAACGCATTTTGCCGACCCGCGCGCTGGATTGGATCCTGGCGCGGGTGTCGCGCGGCGGTGAAGGATAG